The Branchiostoma lanceolatum isolate klBraLanc5 chromosome 19, klBraLanc5.hap2, whole genome shotgun sequence DNA segment GCTAATTGTAATAGACTGTATTCATGCAAAATGACTGTTGCGATAATGTTATGTGACAGAATCCGGCAACTGAGACTGAGGAAAGGTGAGTACAACATGTAAGCATTATCATAATGTATCCATGTGAAATGTCGACAGACATCTTATGCATCGGCTGTTATTCCGATGCAActttgaccaaagagaacaaaagagatcgGCAGTTATGATAGGTTTagatagcaggctaattaccgtaCATGCAAGACGATCTGCCGACGTGCTTACTAcacatttctttaaaatctCTACCATCTTTAGTTGGAAGAAATACTGCGGACAACTTTGGCCTCATATTTCTACATGCACGTTTATATAAAAGCTCACGAGCAACAGAGGATATGTCaccttattctccaagcagaggttttggtcggggggtagtagtggccgggttttattacgttggcctcccgtaacactactaccccccgaccaaaacctctgcttggagaataatgtcACCTCAACAATATTGAAACGCCAAACTTTTACTTAACTGGCAACACTGATCAAGGGTATAATATTGAagtaatttgtttacaaaaaaggAATAGATACTGGTAtatatatcaaatcaacatatgGATAAACTTAAACACAAATGGCTCGGTCCTTTTCATGTGCCGTTAACAACATTGAGCAGGTTTTTCCGCAGGCTCGACCTGGTTAGTGAGTTGTAAGGCTAACGCCTTGGACTCTCTGTCTTCTTCTTGTCTTAGGGATCTAAAAAGgcaaacaaaaatgtacacGAGAGTTAACATAGAAGTGGACAACAGTCTACATTGAACAGACAGAGAAAACATGTACACTACTGACAACTTAACTGAAAATATATCAGCTGTAAAACTTGAACAATCATGAACAAAGTAAGATAAACGTTAACTATAACATCAGGAACTTTGAATAGAGAACTGAAATAATCAGAACAGATTTATAACTCAAAAGGCATTGTTCTTTATTTTTTGTTCCGTACAATAGACAGGCACAGGTACGGATGCTGTTTGTATACCGAGTGATAGTATGTAAGGAATAGCAGAGAGAGGTTCTCCGATGGACAGTAAtgacagactccagttgttgtcGTGGCCGATGGGAAAGATCTTTATTCCAAGTCACTCTGCATGTCCTCTCCTACCTATCCTTAATCCCAGTCTGTCTTGTCTAGCATACTGTGTTCCTAAATCTATACGTTTCTCAACATCTTCAAGATTAGTCATAAGGGATGTGGTAAAGGAGTAACAGTCTCACAGCCTTGTACAGGATTAGTCATACACACGTGTCATGCACAGAGTACTGTAAATTTCTCAAAAAGCTAGGGGAGTCCTCTACTTACACACAAATTTCAATATGCGCTTTattacaagtaacgttacaaccTGACAGTCCACTCACCGTGCCAGTCCCAGGACTGCTTCTTGAATGTTGGATCCTTCCTTCGCACTCGTCTCGAAAAAGATGGCCCCTGCAGCCTGAATAGGAGAGTAAGATTTCATGTGTCAACTGAGGGAAAACCTGTCTCTATATGCAAGGCAAGGTAATCATTCAAGGGCTCCCCCGGCGGTTAACGGTATATTGCACCGTAAAACAATCCACACACCTTACTGCGTTTTAAAAGGAAATTCAAATCTattgttaaaaaagaaaatggaTAGACCTGCACCTTTGCTAATTTCTTCCCCGCTTCTGTAGAGATGACTTTCTTGCCGTACTTTTCCGCCGTCGGTCTCAAGTCCGTCTTGTTGCCGCACAGGACGATGGGAAGCTTCTTTCCTGCACCATCCTATGCAAATTTTGCGGCAAATTTCATTGGACAAATGaattcattttgtttgtattaAATAAATATACgggaaaaaaattggaaaaaaactcCTAGACCACAAATCGTTGCCAAGGCAACATATTTCAGGCTCTTTTATGAAAGTTACATTtcgtgttttatttttcatgtgaAAACCTAATGCCTGTATTGCTGCTATTGATAgagaaatatacaaacaaacaaatcaacaaacaagTAACTCACCTCCACTGCTGTGATCCAGTCTCGTACATTGAGAAATGACGCCTCGTACGTGACGTCATACAGCAGGATGACGCCATCACTCCGTCTGAAGTATGACGTAGCGATGCTTCTGAACCTGTTGTAGTGGAGAGGTTATTATATACAGTGACGCTGAAACACACTTTTTATCTGGATTACACCGTTTTTGAAACTGAAAAACTGGTATGACCTATGAGCCTGTGAATatttgttacccttgattttatgattGTAATACAATGTAAGATGTAAAGTAATGatcaagaagacaacaaaacaaacaaacaaaattttgaaaatttgttgaACGATTTGttaaatctttggtcgctcagcggtcgctCAGCAAGGCAAGGGTGTATTCAGGTTGATTAAAATCTAAATGCACAAACAGCGCATATGAGTATCACCTTTCCTGCCCGGCGGTGTCCCATATCTGAAGTGCGACCATGTCTCCGTCCACGTCAAACGTCTTCACCTGCGAGTCCACACCTGGTGGGAAGACGTCATTGTGACGTTAACTACGGTGGCCCAAAAAGACCGAGGATCGAGAGAACACATGGTGTTTTACcgccgaaaatgtcatttagagctcgTAGACTTGCCGGTCGATCGATTTTCAGGGGCTTTAGCGACAATGTGCTTGTTAGACTTCCGGATTGAACCAAATGCCAAATCctttgcagaaaaaaacagatCGATAAACCTTGCTAAGGGCACGTATTGCCACAAAGACGATTCCTAAGACTACATTTCTACTAGATGGGCATCGCTAAGCTACcgaaattggatttgtatgacttttgatttcatctttgtaatatgatgcatgatgtaAAAATGTGCAGTAAAAGAcccaaaaaaaacaggaaacgtaaaaaaataaaatagttCTTGAAAGGGGTATACGGGGGCTGTAACACTTTTGCATATATTATGTCCGTATTGattcttttgttttgacaaATTTCCGGGGAAGAGTTGTTTTCTtacgttgtgcagcctggttatctaCACACAAAGTGTTACACCCCCTATGAGCATGTAGTGAATGGGAACTTACCTATGGTTGGGTTGAGGTTGGGTTTGAACTCGTCCCTGCAGACCCTGAGAATGAAGCTGGTTTTCCCCACGACAGAGTCTCCCACCATCACCACCTTGTACATCCGCTCTCTGGGACTGCTCATGGTCACAAACTTGaaaatacaggaaaaaaaaattaattcttACTCAAATTCAAAGCTTAATTCCTCTATGACAGTGCTCTCGCCAATCTTTTCGTGTTTAGCATaggaaaagattgagccagtggttacatAGGATGATACTCAGgccagttagtctggtagaaactagGTTAACGTACCTGCCAGTTTATTAGTAATTTGGCACAGAAATACAGTTTCAGTCTGACTTGATGGGGCCGCCTAGACGCAGTATGGTCACTGTGTTAACCCGGGATTAACCTTGTCAGCACATCCTCTGTAATATAGACAAATCATTTGTCACAACCATGCAGGCATATCAACAAAAACTTACCTTTATGTATAATAAGAAGGCAAACAGCCCCATGGTCTACCTACCTGAAAAAGACAAGTCACGAAACAAAAATTCAGTGCTCTTTTTCACTGGAGAGGGCTGTTTTCAGTGTCTCGCTCACTTTAACCCTGGATAACCCTTGTCAGTTCATCCTCAGCAATATAGACAAACCATATGTCAAAACCAACGCGCAAAATCAATCACAACAGAGGTAAACATTATCGTGctgtagaggcatcctcattcGATAGgtttaaacaaaaaattaagttagatatgcgaaggttagatgtgacgagtcgttcggtgtaatatactagtaaccagctgcttccgagccgcgtgcctgcgaagcttgagtgttacgctgaagggcagttataccgtcTACATAGATACCGATACAAATACAGAACGCACATGATTCTCACAAACCTGGAGTTGAAGAATCATTACACAGAaatcacatgtacaggtcagACTGAGGGGGTGAACACGTATGTTACAGGATTAAGGTATTTGATGCGTAAAACATAAAAGATCGATAACGCCAGATGTGCGACATATGGTTGGCTTAGAGGATTGAAAAGAAAGCGCGTCCTTGGTGACGGCATTGTTGGGGTTTTAGCACTTTCCCGAGTTGTTGTAGTAACAAAGAAACGGCCTGGAGGAAGGGCTCGGTCTCATTTGCCGTACGATACGATTGGCGGGCATGTTTGGGACAGTCATGGATTTGTCGTACACATTTCAGCTGTGATCAAAAATGTTGTCATAGATCCTTGTCGACGGTTCGTTCTGTCATAGCCTGGCTGAACACCACACAGAGAATAGAAACATACAACGAACTCCGTATTTGTGATGAAGCCAGCTGCTAATTAGGTCAATGAAAAATGTTATCGATAAGGTTTTATTTTGAACATCACTAAAATGAAATATCTAGGCATTGAAATCATAATatgttgtaaaaaaatgatCCCTACAaactgtcatacatgtaacattaggcgcttgccccccaccccagacCGGTTCATTCAATAGTTTCAAAGCAACGAGGTCTATCCGAAGGTTGGCTTAATGTGTTTGGCGGACGTTTGTCCCTAACAAATCATCCGCTGTCAAAACAAGCTCAGTTATCCCGCAAGTACGGCTATCCGGTTAGCAAGAGGATTCCTATATCACTCCATACATACCGCGTCAATAATAAGGCCCTATTCCATgatccactagacggcgatcgctgagcgaccgcaTAACGaccgaaaattggatttgtgtaacgcttgatttcataattggaatatgacgcaagatgattaaaaagacaacaaaacacaaaaagtttaAAAACGCGTCCTTTATCTATGATATTCGTGGAGCGCTCTGTCAACTTGTTGGTCTCTAAGTGGTCGCATCGCGGTCCCTGCGTCTAGCGGGAAGGGGATGTTAGTAATATATAGGATTCTCGAAGCACTCTGTACAAACTACGTCATCACTTAGCAGCCGCGAGCTTACTGTAAACAGACCCGGTCAAGTGGCGTCTGCTGCGGTTCTAAGTGGATGGCGGAACGGTATTTTTGGCAAAGTGTAGGCATGTTGGTAACAATAGAAGGTTACAATAGTTGGGGTATACCAGAGAGAGAACATATGTACTATAAACTGGTTAtggtctgtatgtttgtatggTTATAGTATATCCACGTTTGGGTATTGTCTGTAAATGTATTACTTGTTATGACAACAATCTTAGTCGCAGGTATTAAATGTTTCCAATCGATAGACAATATTGGAAATTATCCAAAGATATCCTGCCTGTGATAGTCCGCGACTGTGTAGAAAAATGTATCGCACACACTAGGTGTTGGTGTTCAATTCTCGTATCAAAAGAATTTGAATACACCCCTCCTCCTAAATACAAGGGATCATCAATACTGGCTGCGTTCACATTTTTACGATACTTGCATCCATATCAAATTCAAACACAAGACTGTACAAAGGACAGGGTGACGATCTGGGTACTAGTTTTGGACAAGAAAATATATTCAAGCGTCTTACCTTGCATATCCCAGTATAGTTACGGGCAGTCCAACTCACAGAAAACATTAACCAAGCAATGACGTCAACAATGATCAAAGTACGCTTGTGATTACGTCATAGATACAGGCATAACATAGAAACTGTATCGTGGTCATCCTTGACGTAAAAATGACACATGCAATTCAAGCAAACTATTCTTTCGGTATGAGTTTTGTCTAGGCATGGATAAACGTATCTAAGAAGTGTTTAAGTACACATTTTCAACTTAGGCTACACCAactaatttttatggatgacgtccgcgcgcgcattgattttggtcagttcccagaaaaaaacacaagaaattccgcttcctgtaactatgaccaaagagttacgacagtgccgcaaatcaatgagatatggaaagaaacaggacaggacaacaactgctgttcaacctcaactgatttattcaaattattgctgttttcatgatgaatgaaataattgttagttgctacactgtgttctctcattcaatttgtgtcctaacatgtgtcgtcgactattatatttcaaatctaggcatcttgtttttttcggccattcttgtttttttttcgcgctctcgcattagatttagggtcttcaaaggacgtcatccataaaaattacttggtgcagccttaccaTAATTAATGTTAACTTTGCTACGTGACAGATTTCTCACAGCCAACTGCCAATAGTCAATACGCCATTCTTTGACTGTCAATAAATGAACACTGTAAAATCTTGCAACTACACACTCAACCAAGCACTTACCTTAGATATTCTTATAGAAGGAAATCCAATAGGTCCATCTATGTGGACATATTCTAGCGAAAACTGTCGTGTTTTCCTGTACTGTGGATGTACGTGCTGAAGTAATAAGGGGGCGGTACGGCATAACCGGATCTAAACCCGGACTTTGCGCCACTCACCGCCGATCGAACGCTCCCGTGACCCCGGCTATAGTAACTTGGGAAGTCGGTAAATCGGCTCAAACTGTGTTTAGAGACTTTCATAAACGTTAAGAAAGAATTAGAtaatcaaatatttacatttggTATCAGCTCGAGTACAGTCGACCTATTCTAGGTCTACCATGATTATAACAAACAGCTGTTTGCGACCTTTCTACAAGTATGTTCAATCGATATCGGTTATAACAACATCTTTTCACCTATTTAAACTTAATAGGTACAATAcaataatcaaatatttgttctGGAGCATAGCTGTGTAAAAATAAAGATATACATACTTGTGCGATCTTTTTATATTTACATGATCGATCGATACGATTTAAAGGAACATCTTTTCTCGACGTTTTAATTGATAAACGTAAGATAAAGTATTAGATACTAGTAACCACGTATTTCATGTTGGTAGCTGCCGGAGTAAAGTTATGTAATTCTAGCTGTTTGTGACCATTATGCGTTTAATCGATATGTTATCGGTAGGATTTTGAGAGAATGGTCCTggaaaaatataataataaaagaAGGCAATTACAGGCCGAAACAGGCATGTTAAGTTGTGATATACAATTCATCATGATTAAAGACCGTTAAAACATGCCACTTTTTTCATAGTAAGAAGGAAAATGGAACCAAAAACATAAGTTAAGCCAAAGTAAGTCAATAGTGCATTGATCAGCTATGCTGTCTGGCAAAGATAATATAAAGCCAGGGCACAACGtggtggtctgcgcttctgtctctcaccacatctggttcaaattacttggaccagaaggactggggttcaagccccaggtaggacacctctggacgagaggcgcattgagtcataccaaagactttataaaaatggcacatacttctgaaacagcatggaagttaaacacacttcactgccagtgaactagccccctgctacagtgattgtaCCACaggtgtggcccagggctatgaaacggagatgggcatcgccctataatggtgtgggaggaatTTAACTAACTTAACGGCCGCTGCCGAAGCCATGAAGAAGCCGGCATggtctagcctccatagcaggctcaagggcccccccccccccaaggcccggtagagcctgctatggaggctaggtatGGTCTGTCTCAGTCACGGCATTTTGTGCATAGCAATAGGAAATCCAAGAACGTGCATTTTGGAGAGGGTACAATTCTTGTCACAAGGTTTTCATCGTCTGTTTGATTTGCCAGCGCCACCTGTTAGTTCATCTCGGTACTGCACCGGCGAATCACTTCATCAATATAGTCCCTGAGATATGTATACTGGTAACGGGAACAAACCTTAAGATTAATGCCAGCAAACTCAACGTTAGATTTGGAGAGCAAATTTGGGaatcacagtcaaacctgtatagtGACCACCACAGTAACTTGAGGAAAACTGTCACTGGGGgcctatagacaggattctcaacAGTTAATGCATGGGTCAATGGTGAGTTGATAAAATGATATACAAGACGTGGTCACATTGGGAAGCTGATCCTAATGTAAGTAGAGGTTGTCACTCGAGCAACTTAAGTATACAGAGTATGTGAGGAGAATATAACGCCTCCCATGCGTTGTACTTGCCATAGTCATGATGGCGGAGAGTTTACTTCAGGTCAACTATCTACCGTGCAATGAATTATGCAGAACAGATTGCTCGCCCACGCCTGACGTGAACGCCGCGCCGTCGTGCCTTTGACGTCTCGCCCATGCAATCATGTTCCCTATCGGCGCGTTACAGGTTTAATTCTGAGCCATGTTATCGACAGGGTTAAagaaaacccaagcaatattagggtacGAAAAaccggattttgaaagtcaatttgtttagtaatttctataacgttcggtaacctaaattcgtggggtacttaaagtcgggatttttcgaaaacggggtatttagggatatgtgctagatgcaaaatcagttataacgccagcaatgcaaagcagatagactaacgtattcagaacactggctgaaaagcttcgataaccatgcattagaagttggcgacgtcaaaaactctccgtcccttattgacagagtctgggggcttcgtgggagaatcacccagcacggttgttcgctggtttataagacaaatgtcacatctcctgcctgctaaacacaattatttataagacaacttattacaatctcttttgctaacctgcaactggattctaagagtgatcaatcatcaaaactcctctctgttgctacaacctacggcacgtgtattttcccgccgccatattgttaaccagaatcctgttgtcaagcagacgacaaaggtttgtgaggaacactttttgtctaaatgctgcgtgtgatagtggactgaggaagatattttcctcaaagtttgctcctaacacaacaaggaacacatggacatagtggtattaccattgctacggcatccagctaacttgccatgaataatgtaacgttacacgttgcccgatgatgacgatgggccgactttgagtgaagttctaccgactcaacacacgggttgttcccgaactggcctgatgtgtgcggtacggccgttttttcgtgtattttttttacttggacacgtctatatccatagcactctcctcaagccaaggatagaacgaatagctgctgtataaaatgtgattagcggtaag contains these protein-coding regions:
- the LOC136425158 gene encoding ras and EF-hand domain-containing protein homolog, encoding MSSPRERMYKVVMVGDSVVGKTSFILRVCRDEFKPNLNPTIGVDSQVKTFDVDGDMVALQIWDTAGQERFRSIATSYFRRSDGVILLYDVTYEASFLNVRDWITAVEQQYRH